The following proteins are encoded in a genomic region of Gossypium hirsutum isolate 1008001.06 chromosome D05, Gossypium_hirsutum_v2.1, whole genome shotgun sequence:
- the LOC107905421 gene encoding phosphatidylinositol transfer protein 3 isoform X3: MRKYNQIKELRAAIGPLSGRSLKYCTDACLRRYLEARNWNADKSKKMLEETLKWRSTYKPEEIRWHEVAVEGETGKVYRASFHDRHGRTVLILRPGKQNTTSLDNQLRHLVYLIENAILNLPETQEQMAWLIDFTGWTLSTSVPIKSARDTINLLQNHYPERLAIAFLYNPPRIFEAFWKIVKYFMDAKTFQKVKFVYPKNTESVELMRSYFDEENLPTEFGGKAVLEYNHEEFSKQMNQDDIKSANLWGFDDKLQCIGNGHSGSDVAPEPVCLVPSAS, from the exons ATGCGGAAATACAATCAGATCAAGGAGCTTCGAGCTGCAATCGGACCACTGTCTGGTCGAAGTTTGAAATATTGTACTGATGCCTGCTTGAGGAGATACTTGGAGGCAAGAAACTGGAATGCTGATAAATCGAAGAAAATGCTGGAAGAGACCCTAAAATGGAGATCCACCTATAAGCCTGAGGAAATACGTTGG CACGAAGTTGCAGTGGAAGGCGAGACTGGAAAAGTATACAGGGCAAGCTTTCATGACCGACATGGTAGAACAGTTCTTATACTGCGACCAGGAAAGCAG AACACCACATCGTTGGACAATCAGCTTCGCCATTTGGTGTATCTGATAGAGAATGCAATCCTAAACCTTCCAGAGACCCAAGAACAGATGGCATGGTTGATAGACTTTACTGGGTGGACATTGAGCACGAGCGTGCCCATCAAGTCGGCTCGCGACACGATTAATCTATTACAAAACCACTACCCCGAGAGGTTGGCTATAGCATTTCTCTACAATCCCCCAAGAATTTTTGAAGCATTCTGGAAG ATTGTTAAGTACTTCATGGATGCAAAAACCTTCCAAAAGGTGAAGTTTGTGTACCCTAAGAATACAGAGAGCGTGGAGCTGATGAGATCGTATTTTGACGAGGAAAATCTACCGACCGAATTTGGAGGAAAGGCTGTATTGGAGTACAACCATGAAGAATTCTCGAAACAGATGAACCAGGATGATATCAAGTCTGCCAATTTGTGGGGATTTGATGATAAACTCCAATGTATTGGCAACGGGCACTCTGGATCCGATGTTGCTCCAGAGCCAGTCTGCCTTGTACCATCAGCCAGTTGA
- the LOC107905421 gene encoding phosphatidylinositol transfer protein 3 isoform X2: MILCSKNPSWLIVAVMRKYNQIKELRAAIGPLSGRSLKYCTDACLRRYLEARNWNADKSKKMLEETLKWRSTYKPEEIRWHEVAVEGETGKVYRASFHDRHGRTVLILRPGKQNTTSLDNQLRHLVYLIENAILNLPETQEQMAWLIDFTGWTLSTSVPIKSARDTINLLQNHYPERLAIAFLYNPPRIFEAFWKIVKYFMDAKTFQKVKFVYPKNTESVELMRSYFDEENLPTEFGGKAVLEYNHEEFSKQMNQDDIKSANLWGFDDKLQCIGNGHSGSDVAPEPVCLVPSAS, from the exons ATGATTCTTTGCAGCAAGAATCCAAG TTGGTTAATAGTTGCTGTAATGCGGAAATACAATCAGATCAAGGAGCTTCGAGCTGCAATCGGACCACTGTCTGGTCGAAGTTTGAAATATTGTACTGATGCCTGCTTGAGGAGATACTTGGAGGCAAGAAACTGGAATGCTGATAAATCGAAGAAAATGCTGGAAGAGACCCTAAAATGGAGATCCACCTATAAGCCTGAGGAAATACGTTGG CACGAAGTTGCAGTGGAAGGCGAGACTGGAAAAGTATACAGGGCAAGCTTTCATGACCGACATGGTAGAACAGTTCTTATACTGCGACCAGGAAAGCAG AACACCACATCGTTGGACAATCAGCTTCGCCATTTGGTGTATCTGATAGAGAATGCAATCCTAAACCTTCCAGAGACCCAAGAACAGATGGCATGGTTGATAGACTTTACTGGGTGGACATTGAGCACGAGCGTGCCCATCAAGTCGGCTCGCGACACGATTAATCTATTACAAAACCACTACCCCGAGAGGTTGGCTATAGCATTTCTCTACAATCCCCCAAGAATTTTTGAAGCATTCTGGAAG ATTGTTAAGTACTTCATGGATGCAAAAACCTTCCAAAAGGTGAAGTTTGTGTACCCTAAGAATACAGAGAGCGTGGAGCTGATGAGATCGTATTTTGACGAGGAAAATCTACCGACCGAATTTGGAGGAAAGGCTGTATTGGAGTACAACCATGAAGAATTCTCGAAACAGATGAACCAGGATGATATCAAGTCTGCCAATTTGTGGGGATTTGATGATAAACTCCAATGTATTGGCAACGGGCACTCTGGATCCGATGTTGCTCCAGAGCCAGTCTGCCTTGTACCATCAGCCAGTTGA
- the LOC107905421 gene encoding phosphatidylinositol transfer protein 3 isoform X1, translated as MFSRWSNSHHNKENDSLQQESKIKELRAAIGPLSGRSLKYCTDACLRRYLEARNWNADKSKKMLEETLKWRSTYKPEEIRWHEVAVEGETGKVYRASFHDRHGRTVLILRPGKQNTTSLDNQLRHLVYLIENAILNLPETQEQMAWLIDFTGWTLSTSVPIKSARDTINLLQNHYPERLAIAFLYNPPRIFEAFWKIVKYFMDAKTFQKVKFVYPKNTESVELMRSYFDEENLPTEFGGKAVLEYNHEEFSKQMNQDDIKSANLWGFDDKLQCIGNGHSGSDVAPEPVCLVPSAS; from the exons ATGTTTAGTAGATGGAGCAATTCACATCACAACAAGGAGAATGATTCTTTGCAGCAAGAATCCAAG ATCAAGGAGCTTCGAGCTGCAATCGGACCACTGTCTGGTCGAAGTTTGAAATATTGTACTGATGCCTGCTTGAGGAGATACTTGGAGGCAAGAAACTGGAATGCTGATAAATCGAAGAAAATGCTGGAAGAGACCCTAAAATGGAGATCCACCTATAAGCCTGAGGAAATACGTTGG CACGAAGTTGCAGTGGAAGGCGAGACTGGAAAAGTATACAGGGCAAGCTTTCATGACCGACATGGTAGAACAGTTCTTATACTGCGACCAGGAAAGCAG AACACCACATCGTTGGACAATCAGCTTCGCCATTTGGTGTATCTGATAGAGAATGCAATCCTAAACCTTCCAGAGACCCAAGAACAGATGGCATGGTTGATAGACTTTACTGGGTGGACATTGAGCACGAGCGTGCCCATCAAGTCGGCTCGCGACACGATTAATCTATTACAAAACCACTACCCCGAGAGGTTGGCTATAGCATTTCTCTACAATCCCCCAAGAATTTTTGAAGCATTCTGGAAG ATTGTTAAGTACTTCATGGATGCAAAAACCTTCCAAAAGGTGAAGTTTGTGTACCCTAAGAATACAGAGAGCGTGGAGCTGATGAGATCGTATTTTGACGAGGAAAATCTACCGACCGAATTTGGAGGAAAGGCTGTATTGGAGTACAACCATGAAGAATTCTCGAAACAGATGAACCAGGATGATATCAAGTCTGCCAATTTGTGGGGATTTGATGATAAACTCCAATGTATTGGCAACGGGCACTCTGGATCCGATGTTGCTCCAGAGCCAGTCTGCCTTGTACCATCAGCCAGTTGA